The Hypomesus transpacificus isolate Combined female chromosome 12, fHypTra1, whole genome shotgun sequence genome segment tcGCTTCTCCTCCCTGCGGgctgccttcctgcctccctccatcattcctccctcctctttgtccatccatcctctctcccttcccagcTGTGTCTATCCCCGCtgccagggagaggagggggaggagatgagcTGATCCCTGAGCAGGCCACGACCAACCAGATCCCACCACACGCCACCGAGACCCAGACAGACTCTGACGCTCTACAGACTTGCAAAGTGTTCAGGGTCACGTTATTGTAAACAAATAAAAGCAGAGGTAAagaaatataaattaaatgGACAACAATTGgcatccccctcctcttcccatcTCCAAATTATAGTCTGTAAATAAAGGGGGTGTTCACAGTTACCCACGCATGACTTGTGTTCAAGCCTTCAATTAGAGGCCAAGCGGTTTCCAAACCCCagccttccttctctctcttcccctcgccccccgcctcctctccctccctcctaacgCGATGAACACAGCAGCTGTCTAATCACAGTCGCTACACCAGCACAGTCCCTGGAACAGAAATGAGCTGGATGATGTTGCCTTTGTTTTAATGAATGAATCACTAGCTCTCTGTCGTTCCCTCACctacctccacccaccccccccatcacactgtctcgctctctcttcctccatctccctctctccccttttctccctcccctccccctctaatCACTGAGAGGATGAATCAGGTCCCTCCAATCACAATGATCTCACCTACCAGTTGTTATCGTTCAAGACCCTGCTGCCACTGCGCTCCCATGTGTGATTCTCATTTTGACTCCAAATAGAATTTACTCGACTATGCCGTAGCGTGCAATCAGCGACTGTGATATTTGAACACTCATTTCGGCATCGGTCAACTGATGAATTGGTTTGTTCTAGCCTATAGTTCAATGTGGATTAAACAGCCTGgcgaaaaaaaaagagaaaaagattgTACCAATAAGGACTTTTTTTCTCTACACTTGCATTAATTGTCTGTACCatgtgacagagacagacacagaaccaGTGTGAGCCAATTAGCGATGCAAAAACAAGTAACAAATATCCATGGAAACCGCTCCAGAACGCCACAGGCATCTCCAAGTCTTGCTGACGTCTCAATCATAATTAAGTCAGAAGACGTTTGTAAGATTACCAACGGACCGAACAAGCAACAACAtattggttgttcacaatatgtacttcttgtttttgactacccgcaatgctgtggggctatcttgttgttattatcagtgacctatgcactttgtaaagctctctcttggaagtcgctttggataaaagcgtctgctaaatgaataaatgtaaatgtaaacaacaaTACAGCAGCTCTACAGAGATGCTGCAGGACACAAGGGTCTCCACTTCAGGCTGGTCACACACTAGTCACACACTGGTCACACAGATGCAAGCAGAAGCTCATCTCATCAAACATACCGTATCACGCCCCAAGTTTACAACATACCTGGAACAATGACTCCAGATTGTCTTAAGAGTGTGTGAGTCGAACTAACAGCTGCTCTCACACGATGTGGACAATGGACGGCAGGATGAAAACAGAACTGTCGAAATGCAATTCATCGAAAATAGGCCAGCAACAAAGACGCTAAACTCATTAAAGTGAGATGAGACGTGTGTGGACGCTTTGTCAAAACAGACATTTTGCTTCTTCACCTTGACAAAACATAATGATTATGGTAACAACGGAACTTGCCTGGATATGAAAGCAAAACTGTATTCAAGCTTGTCTAGACTGAAATTCCCCTATTATAAGCATTATGTACACAGTCTTCAGACAATCATGCAGAGGAGAAACTGCTACTGAGCATCAGTTGGCTAAATTACATAAAATTAAAAAAGGATCTCAGTGCTAGTCATGGATAACACCATATGAAGGTACAGGTGGGCGTCCTCATCGATCTCTAAACACTTTTCGAAATGCTCCAAAATACGTGTTTTAGGCCCATAAATGTTTAATAGTTGTATCCAAAAGGCTGACTTTCACTGGCTGCGCTGAGGCCCTCTAAAGGGCTTGGTCCCTCAGGGTAATTGAAATCAATGTGTAAAACGTGGCCTTTTTTATTCTTCTTAGAAGCAAACAAAACGATGTGAGACCAGGCCTCTTGGGTAGGAGACTCAAATGCCCTCTCTGAGCCTTGACAGTTTTATCACGAAGTTCTCCAGGTGTGaactcagagggagagagaaaaggttagGGCTCGCTTCTGAAAACAAGGTCGACCAATCCTGATAGCAACCCACCCCTACGCCCGACTACATGAAAAGGAATAAGCCAATATCTTATGGCACTCAAAAATAATTACATTCTCACGGGAGGATTGCCAAGCGCTGTATAAtttaacacacacaactttGTGTTTCTCAGTTAAATTTTGAGAattgggtagagagagagaatgatccAAAGAaagtgggagatggagagagaaaaagacagaatgcAAAAGGggaagaacaagagagagagaatgatggagcaaaaataaaaaaaggaaaaggtgCAGGTAGTCTAAAATGAGGAGGAGATAGCAGAACCAATCCCGAGTTGCAAATGTGTTTCTTATCCAGCCTTCAAAGTCTCAAATGTACTTTTATGGTTCAGGGAAACCCTGTCAGAGTGTAAACCAACAGGACATCGTTCACATTGGAGACTATTAAGAGTGTTCCCAGTTCAGACCAGTCTTCAGTACCTCCAGTTCACAGACAGCTATAGCCTAGTCATGCTTCGACAGGCAATTCaccaaacagaaaaaaagaatatatatagaACATTGAAAATGGTCAGCCAGAGCAAAAGTGTGATTGCAAATTGCAAATCAATCAATGTTCAGTCCCCCGGTTACGTCACccgaggctgggaggaggacactaaagcgagacagagacagagagacagagagacagagacacaaagacacagagacacagagacacagagagacagagagacacagagagagagagagagagagagagagagagagagagagagagagagagagagagagagagagagagagagagagagagagagaggctatgtGTGGCAGGAGAGTGATGACAGGCCGTCTCCTCGCCTACCGCACGGCACCACGCCGCTCCAGAGCCTCGGGGCAGGAACGGGGAGGATGCCATGACACCAAGAGCAGCCATTAAAGCAAAACACTGTGTTTAACCGGCGACGGAACCCGGCGACGAACCCCGGCAACACCCCGCGACTccggcccctcctccccagaaCTTCGTCGtcctgtttttttcccccagacgagagaaggagaagcacaCATGACCTCCAGGCAGCGCTGTGTGTGGTGAAAGACTGgggacagtgagtgtgtgtgagaggggctgTTCATTAAGGGACTGGGATATTTCTACATCTGGCTTCCCATGTGGAAAGGAGGCTTTTCCATCTGAACAGTGTGTGACCTCATGTGTTGTTGTGGACTCACGGCCTTGGATGCTGTGACGACGTACTGGAGAACCATTTCTCTCTTGGTGCTCAGGTCCTTCTGCCTCAGAGGAGCCCGCTTGTCCTCGTTCAGGTTCATGTCCTCCTGGGGAACACAGcatgagagatagagatagagatagagatagagagagagagagagagagagagagagagagagagagagagagagagagagagagagaggaagggggggggggagagagcgagagatagtaggagagagacagaacgatCGAGAGCGACCGAGAGATGAAAGTAAAGAAAAAGTGAAAACAGAGAGGACGGGACATCCAGTTAGGCTACAGGCTACATGTGATACCAAGCCAACACCCAAGCCTCCAGACTCATTCAACCCCGCCTCACAAAGAAGGCTCCATACGTGGAACTCCCTCCCCTCCAAAAAACACAGCATAAAAAGGCCTTAAGCGGCGAtctgctcccctcctcacctctcgctCCTCACCTGACGCCTCCGCTTCCTGGAGGGAAAGTCAAAGAGGCCGGTGTCTTTTCGAAAAGAAAGGAGAGCGACCTTGTGTGTTCCCGAGTCAGGCGGAGAGAGACTCGCAATGTTCTCACATCCCGCCAGTACGATAGCATGATCTCCTGGGGGTTCAGCCAGAAAAGGTGACTTTGCCCGTGGCAAAAGAAGGGGACCGTTTTGTAAAAAGGACGAATTAATGTACCGTGGCTCCTGAAACCAAAATAGGTTACGCGTGAGAGTGATGTCGGGGAGAACAATGTGTTTTTTGGACACAAGCGGTGTGGACGGGTCAAGTTTTCGAACGTTCGGATGGAGACTGATGTTAAAAAGGAAGATTGTCTTCCatctctagacacacacatctctcctgAGTGCGTCAGAGATTTCTCCAATCACAGCCCTCTCTGAGGCCTCCAGCCAGCTGTCCACACAGCTACTAAACAGAAAGCGACACGGAACATAATTGGATAGATtaagaaaagaaagacaaaaaaaataaaaggagggatgagggaagagagacagcTGAAAAGAGAGGAGGTCCTGGAAGGGGCAGATGACAACGACGCTGAGGTGGCTGGCCAGACCGTCACCCTTGGGAAGAAGCGTGGGAGAAAGCAGCAGTGATTCCTGGGTCTGCAGAGACTTCAAACTCCTTTCTGCTTCCACAGATCTGAGCCATGTCCCTACAAAGCAACAGAGGCTTTGTACGTGAAAAACATTGTTCAGAACATGACCCTGGGTTTTCAACTCGACTGAAAGAAATTCTTGATTTCTGGAATTTTCTTTAGCTCATGGTCAGGGCAGAAGAggttgtgcgtgtgcgtgtgtgcatgtgtctgtcagtcagaGCCAGACACAAGCCAGTTAATTCCAGTTGACATTTCCTCAGAAGTAGTGCCAGCTAGTAGGTCTATCTCTGTgtagagaaaacacacacacactcagaaagaGTCCAGAGGAGAGCCAACTTCTTATTGGTTGATCTGTTGAGAAGTTTAACAAAGAGGGAGGGTGTAGGGTTGAGATGTGTAAAGAAGAAACTTGAAAAATGGAGTGGGGATTAGCCGCAGTCAGACTATTGGCTGTCACTGagcttgcaagtggagtgagccAAATGAATAAGATGATGTAACAAACGTGGCCACTTTGAAATAGTTACCAATGTCAAAGCAAATCCGGTGGAAGACGGGTGCACTTTTGCAAAAGCGAAAGAAAATGATATGGTAAACACAGTGTGGATGTACATCTCCACCCACATCGCCTGTGGCTGAAGCAGTTTTTGGTGTCTGAgttagaaaagagagagacatagagaagtAGGGAAGCAGGCAAACGGATTattgattctgtgtgtgtgtgtgtgtgtgtatactcccCAGTGTATGTATTTAGGctagcatgcgtgtgtgtgagagcttgagtgtgtgtgtgtgtgtgtatgtgtgagtgtgcgaaTATACCCGCCAGCCCATCTGCCTGTCTCGTACTCTTCACTCAGCATTCAAgccatcttcaatttctccccACAGACGTCCAAACAAGAAGAAGTTTGTCAGACTGTCAAGGCGCCTGGTGAGAGCCTTCGGACACCTACCATCATCTTCTCAAACAGAGCCAGGATCTCCTTCTCAGACGTGATCTTGGAGGAGAGCTCCTCAAACTCGgccgacgaggaggaggaggaccagtcgcaggaggaggaaggtttgaggtgaggaagaggagggcgatCCTTCTTGCTGCCTGGGATACGGATACTGGCAAACCTGTCCAGCTAGATAGATatagatagagggatagagggagagagggagagagggagacagagaaaaagtgaaagcgagagacatggagagaaagaTCAAAGAAAAAGGTAAGAATCCTCACAGCACCAGGccagacaggtaaacacagcCTCCCGGCCGAGCGTGCTGACAGCCCAGTGAGGACCGGATCAGCCCCTGTGCTGCACACAGTCAGGCAGAGCACAGGCCGCTTCCTCGGCCCAAACTTCCcccgtgtgtacgtgtgtgtatgtgtgtgtgtacgtgtgtctgtgtgtgtgtgtgcgcgagcacATGTGAGTGCGTATGGGAGGTGGAATTACTGATCCATTTCGtgttctcttcctttctttatcCTCCATCTCTAATAACATAACAGCTTTGTGTGCAGgacattttttctttctttccaagGCCTTTTTGACACTTTAAATAGCTAGCAACGAACCGAGGGAGAACATGAAGCCAAACCAGCGCACAAGAAACACACAGCCCAGAGATAAACaagcagggcagagagacaggaccagAATGAGGGCATGAGAGAGAAAATACGTGATAGacgggagaggaagggaagacagacagagagatattaTTGGTTAAACATGCATTAGTGTTAGCAGGGGACCAGCTTGTTCTGAACTAGCTCATCATGACCGACACGCAGCCTTTGAAGAAACGAGTCCCTTTCACTCTCCCCCAAATCACCACACCTGTTCACCCACGTCAGGGCTTTCAACAGCAACCTCCGCACCCCTTCCTCTGACTGCATCTGCCAGGTCCCACATTCAAGATGGAGGCGCATTAGAGCAACACCCCTGAACACGTAAAAGCAGGCCGGTCaggcagaggagaagggaggagaggggggaggaacctGAGGGGGGTCAGAACAGGGAGCAAGGAAAGGTAATGCTGCCTTTAAACTGGtggggttagggggagggaggaagggagggagggagggagggagggagggagggagggagggagggagggagggagggagggagggagggagggagggagggagggagggagggagggagggagggagggagggaaaaggagaaaggggggagacagatagagacagaggggtATTTCAAGCCATGCTTTGATGGATGTTATGATGATGACAGGGCCATTACTCGTCCACACTGTTTTTGAGCAAAAACAAGGAAGCTAAAACAGGTGACAAGACATTAAGTAGAAAGCAGCCGTAAGAGAGAGAATGTCTCACCACGTCGCCGGTCAGGTGTCTGATGCTCATGTGCtacgggagaggaggaggagagggagggggaggagggagaggagaggagaggagaggagaggagaggagaggagaggagagggaggagggagaggagggagaggagagggaggagaagaggggaggagggagaggagaggagaggagagggaggagaagaggggaggagggagaggagaggagagggaggagaagaggggaggagggagaggagaggagagggaggagaagaggggaggagggagaggagaggagaggagagggaggagaagagggaaggagggagaggagaggagaggagaggagaggagaggagaggagaggagaggagaggagaggagaggagaggagaggagaggagagggagggaggagaagaggggaggagggagaggagaggagagggaggagaagaggggaggagggagaggagaggaggaggagagggaggagaagagagaatggTTAGGAGGTCACAAGGTGAAGCACCGCTGTTCGATGTG includes the following:
- the diaph3 gene encoding protein diaphanous homolog 3 isoform X1, which codes for MENSYQQRFDSSGRDGKLRKKGFTGALGASSQGTSSFEEGERKPKFHMSIRHLTGDVLDRFASIRIPGSKKDRPPLPHLKPSSSCDWSSSSSSAEFEELSSKITSEKEILALFEKMMEDMNLNEDKRAPLRQKDLSTKREMVLQYVVTASKADDEVLGRRGRSRGVLPGFVAGFRRRLNTVFCFNGCSWCHGILPVPAPRLWSGVVPCGRRGDGLSSLSCHT
- the diaph3 gene encoding protein diaphanous homolog 3 isoform X2, whose product is MENSYQQRFDSSGRDGKLRKKGFTGALGASSQGTSSFEEGERKPKFLDRFASIRIPGSKKDRPPLPHLKPSSSCDWSSSSSSAEFEELSSKITSEKEILALFEKMMEDMNLNEDKRAPLRQKDLSTKREMVLQYVVTASKADDEVLGRRGRSRGVLPGFVAGFRRRLNTVFCFNGCSWCHGILPVPAPRLWSGVVPCGRRGDGLSSLSCHT
- the diaph3 gene encoding protein diaphanous homolog 3 isoform X3; amino-acid sequence: MENSYQQRFDSSGRDGKLRKKGFTGALGASSQGTSSFEEGERKPKFHMSIRHLTGDVLDRFASIRIPGSKKDRPPLPHLKPSSSCDWSSSSSSAEFEELSSKITSEKEILALFEKMMEDMNLNEDKRAPLRQKDLSTKREMVLQYVVTASKAGSLRSRNQVSPQEFLGELKSGATDERLFACLDSLRVSLTSNPVR